A segment of the Paramisgurnus dabryanus chromosome 5, PD_genome_1.1, whole genome shotgun sequence genome:
TGTTCAGATTCCCCCGGCCTATTATGGTTGAGCCGATGGATCAGGTGGATGAAGATGAGGGTCTTCCTGAAAGGCTTATTAGCAAAAATGCCCTGTACCACAAGTGCGTTTGTCTTTATATTCTCATTTATGTTTGATATGCAAGTGATACTATGCTGTCAATAGAAAATCTCATTTTTAACTTGTATCTTTTTACAGAGAACGTGAGCAGCCACCGCGGTTTGCCCAGCCTGGCTCGTTCGAATACGAGTATGCAATGCGCTGGAAGGCCCTTATGGAGATGGAGAAGCAACAGTACGAACAGGTGGAGCGAAACATCAAAGAGGCTCAAGAGAAACTCGAGACTGAAATGGAGGCAGCGCGACACGAGCATCAAGTCATGCTGATGAGACAAGGTGAGCGAGCTTTATAGCAAAAGTTGCCTATATAAACTTGCATGTCTTGCTACATTGTCATAAAACATTATGGTTCAAATTGACATAAGTATTTTACATACGTCAAACCTACTATGCTACGTGCAACAGAGTATACTTTTTCAAACTTTGTttactgagtttttttttttatacatcaGTTGTTCTCAGCATCAGTCCTGGGTATTCACGCAATACATAAGTCAACAACAGTGCATCAAATAAGGGTGACATACCAACTAAAAAACTTAAAACCAAGATTGTCTCTTCCTGTTTCAGATCTCCTGCGCAGACAGGAGGAGTTGAGGAGGATGGAGGAAGCTCACAACCAGGAGGTGCAGAAAAGGAAGCAGATGGAGCTGCGTCAAGAGGAGGAGCGCCGGAGGAGAGAAGAGGACCTCCGCGCCCATGCCGAGGACCTGATGAGGAGGCAGCAGGGGCAGGGGGGCAACTTTCCAGAGAAAGTGAGTTCAAACATTCACAATCATGACATATACAATCTGCTACTCTGTTTAAAATGATATTTGCTGCATAAATGACACTTGTACATTGCTGTTTCAGAGAGATCCAGATATGAGGATGCATATGGGAGGTGAGAACGAATTTTAGACAGCCTATACACATCTGATTAATTAAACAATGCAGACACACTGAACTTTTgaagttaaaggcggggtgcatgatctctgaaagccaatgttgacatttgaaatcccctaaacaaacacacccctaccccaatagaatctggacctttttgatagacccgccacACACAttcgcaacccaggcaacaatgtcgattagtagacacgccccttactgctgattggctttaagtgtgttttggtactctgccacactcccttttccaaagcgtttcttaaaaatcgtgcaccccgcctttaagagaGTTATTTAAAATCACTTCAAAAAGTGTCACAGCAAGGGCCTAAAGAATTGCACTGCTTTTTTTCTTGCGGGAAAGGTCAGGGAATGGGCATGAACAGGAACCAGATGAGTGGGAATCCCACAGCTGCAGGATCTACCAATATGACTTCCAATGAGGTACATATCACtgcaaacacaaaattcaatACAGCATGCAGAAAATACACGGTGTAAGCTTATTTCTCTTTTAGCAGGGATCTGCCGGAAGTCCAGATTTGCCTCTTCCCTTCCCTCGTCCCGGACCCCCTGTCGACTTTGGAGCCAACAAACGCCGCCGATTCTGAGACGATCACCCAAaagtctttgtttttttttttttttttacatactgtaaacattttagtgttttttgtagAGCCTGTGTGTGCGTTTCACCAATTGGATTTGTGAAAGCTAAGATTTTAAACGTATAATGAAATAGTTTTAAGTTACCTGCTAAAATTTCTCTCACTCCCAAGAGCCTCATGGGCTCTGTCCAGATATTAACCGAGCCTGGTTTTGGTGTGAAAGACCTTTGCAGCGATTCCTTGTAGACCAATTATTACTCAAAAGCATTCAAGAAAATTATTATTTGTGCAGGGAAACGGGCCCAAGGTGAACCCTCAGAATTGTATAGCCCCAACTGTTTCGTTTTTatgttcctttttttttttacccagCTGTATTATTTTCTATTGTAGACATTAGATTTTGTCTTGTCCTCTAAATAACGCCTTCCTTCTAGACAACAACTTGAAATAAATTCATTACTACACGTAACATACAGTCCAGTGTTGCTGACAGTATTCTTGGATACATTTTCAAACAGTTtaggatttttatttatttcgtGCATGAGAGCCATTACAAAGAACAGTTTATGGAAAATGCACCACAAATGGtacaaaaagcagaaataatgcACAGGAGTCGCAAATACAGTCCGCAAAAAGACATTGTTAATGTAATGCAACATAAAAGAACATTTAGAACAATAGTTGCATGTTGCAATACTACTAAGTCACACAACTGATTCAGCTGCTCAATTAATATGAAAACATGCATTGGgtcttaaaaaatattatttttgaatattAAGTTTGGACATTTTTATCGGACgagttttagcagatccaaacTTTTTTTAGAATTGTGTGAGAATCAAACAATAAGCTACAGAATTGCAAGGATATCTCATATGAGGTCAGGATCTGTTTCTGTGTGTACTCTAAAGGCACATGAATAAATCACTGAGAACATCCATGATGTATGAACTTGCAATAAAAGTGCAAATATAAACGTCTTGAAAGCTTTATATAGTTTTAATGTGTATAACACTGCaactttaatattaatttcacgtATACCTGTCAAACATGTAtaaaaagcaaaagcaatgtCAGTTAATCATGAATGCACCAAAATAAGTGGCCTCCTGAGGAAAGCGCACAGCGCTTATGTTCTGCACATACAGGGAAAGCCTGTCGCCTTTTTCTAAGCGGAACAGCGCTCCCTGGTGACTGGAATAAAGCTGTACACCGGAGCTGCCGCCTGAGCACGGACTGACCACTGCTTTTGCGAGCATTACTCGCCTTGGATATGACGCTGTCCTCTTGTACAAGTACCTCGTAAAGTACAGACCTTGTCCTGTCTGTATTTCGAAATGAACCTgggagaaaacaaaataaattccGTCTTGTGGTACCACAATCTCTCCGTCAGGGCTGAGGCCCATTAAGCCCTCCTGACTGATGTGACCGCTCATGTTATTATCCCACTGAATACGATGCAGTGCAGGAACTCCGTCTGCAGAATCATCTGACAAAGCGAAATTTTGTGATCAATagcctttatatatatattaataatagatttaatacaaCCCACATTGTCTTAAGGTTTTACCATTTTGCAGCCCCTGGAACTGGTTAAGTTCTTGTTTTGCTCCCACGTGCACGGCTGGTTTGAAAACATCAGTGATGTTGTGTTCTTAAGAAGAAAAAATACGATCACTTCAATAAACATCCATTTTTTATAGCTGCCTTAAATTTGTATTTGGGTTTAGTTAAATTGGTCGTGCAAGTAATTAAAATTTCGATTATATTATTAGTTGCtataacttttaaaaacaagttaaaattgcTTAATTTGATACGTGAAAATGTAGTCAAAACCGCAAGTTTGAAATGACTTTAAAGCCAATTTGATATAATTTTAAGGCAGCTATTTTTTCGCATAAATTCTAATTTATATGGTTGGAAACTGTATTTAGTTTTAATGAAAACTCTTAATAAAATTAACGATGGTTTTGCTATACagtaaaaagtgaaagctgGATCTACTTTTATTTTCAACTTTAcatttctcactttaagtgaaaaatttaaggtgaatatttaaaaaattacaattggtaaaaataaaattggcaacacctaaaaatgtaagcttttttAATATAAcgtttactttttacagtgtacagttaAAAATCATGGTTCCATAAAATAGTTACCACAATGTTTAAaccttttttcttttatttttacagttttaaaccaTCGGAACTGCAGTAAAACCATTGTTTTATATAggttaacaatttttttatataggttaattttcgtaagggacaAGTGTTTATTTGAATTGTAAATGGGTGATCGTTTAGttatattttaatggaaaccatttaaaaaagcattgtTTTAGCAGGGATTGTAGTGCATTTAAGAAAAAGCATTAAATATAGTTACCTCCTAAAGTCTCCAGCAGTGAATTCTGTATGTCCAACAACAACCTCTGTACAAATGTTTAcagatttttactttaaaaattatgCACTTCTGATGTTAAAAAATGTTATCAGGTTATTAaggccatttttttttaatacctGCTGTGAACTTCGCTTCAGCTCTTCGTTAAACAAGTCACAACTTGCGATTCCCACTTGATCTGTCTGTTGGGTAAGATCTGTGGAGAGACAGTGCAGTGGATATCCTCCATCTCTACCTGCTTGATCTGTCTTTTAAAGACAAAATAACATAATAGTtaaatatttgtaatattttctTTGTTTGAAGACACTATAGTCAACATATTTCACTCACTTTCTGAATATCCTCCGAAAAGTTGTAAAGCAGAAAAGCCGTGATAATCGTCTCCGTGCCTAATAATAAAGTCAGAACCAAAAAGAATAACTGTCCTCGtgcatgtttgttttctgaAGTTGTTTCGTCCAGCTGGCTATAATTGGGATTGATCTGAAGGTTTGATGTCATATTTCGACCGTGTTTTGCAGAATATTCGCATGACAGAAAACGAAAGTAACCTATCCCGTCTGGCTGGTATCCACAGAGTCAAAGGTCTGTGTACTGTACTGTTTTGCGCTCTTCCGCACATAAGTTTGTTTTCCTCGAAGGAAAGTCCCCCTGAAAAAATCACCGCCCCTCCTCTTTTAGTACAGTAAATGACATGTGTCAGATACAACCTATGAACAAACCAAAATTGTATTGGAAAAACTAGGCCACACCTagaaatgaatgaatgattacttaaaaaaagagaaaaaaagataAAACATATAATTCAACATTTTctctgtttaaattattttcCGTTGCATgccaaagaaaagaaaaaaaaatcttctatCGTACAGCATAACATAA
Coding sequences within it:
- the nono gene encoding non-POU domain-containing octamer-binding protein isoform X2, which codes for MQENRGARSDQNHGPRQQPNPQQEQQRKPSGTDSNGQHTDAGDPSSSSAAVTINLQNFKKPGEKTYTQRSRLFVGNLPAGTTEDDVEKLFSKYGKASEIFINKERGFGFIRLETKTLADIAKAELDDTPFRGRQIRVRFATHGAALSVKNLPQFVSNELLEEAFAMFGPIERAIVIVDDRGRPSGKGIVEFANKPSARKALDRCTDGAYLLTTFPRPIMVEPMDQVDEDEGLPERLISKNALYHKEREQPPRFAQPGSFEYEYAMRWKALMEMEKQQYEQVERNIKEAQEKLETEMEAARHEHQVMLMRQDLLRRQEELRRMEEAHNQEVQKRKQMELRQEEERRRREEDLRAHAEDLMRRQQGQGGNFPEKRDPDMRMHMGGQGMGMNRNQMSGNPTAAGSTNMTSNEGSAGSPDLPLPFPRPGPPVDFGANKRRRF
- the nono gene encoding non-POU domain-containing octamer-binding protein isoform X1: MQENRGARSDQNHGPRQQPNPQQEQQRKPSGTDSNGQHTDAGDPSSSSAAVTINLQNFKKPGEKTYTQRSRLFVGNLPAGTTEDDVEKLFSKYGKASEIFINKERGFGFIRLETKTLADIAKAELDDTPFRGRQIRVRFATHGAALSVKNLPQFVSNELLEEAFAMFGPIERAIVIVDDRGRPSGKGIVEFANKPSARKALDRCTDGAYLLTTFPRPIMVEPMDQVDEDEGLPERLISKNALYHKEREQPPRFAQPGSFEYEYAMRWKALMEMEKQQYEQVERNIKEAQEKLETEMEAARHEHQVMLMRQDLLRRQEELRRMEEAHNQEVQKRKQMELRQEEERRRREEDLRAHAEDLMRRQQGQGGNFPEKRDPDMRMHMGGQGMGMNRNQMSGNPTAAGSTNMTSNEQGSAGSPDLPLPFPRPGPPVDFGANKRRRF
- the tnfsf10l4 gene encoding tumor necrosis factor (ligand) superfamily, member 10 like 4; its protein translation is MTSNLQINPNYSQLDETTSENKHARGQLFFLVLTLLLGTETIITAFLLYNFSEDIQKTDQAGRDGGYPLHCLSTDLTQQTDQVGIASCDLFNEELKRSSQQRLLLDIQNSLLETLGEHNITDVFKPAVHVGAKQELNQFQGLQNDDSADGVPALHRIQWDNNMSGHISQEGLMGLSPDGEIVVPQDGIYFVFSQVHFEIQTGQGLYFTRYLYKRTASYPRRVMLAKAVVSPCSGGSSGVQLYSSHQGALFRLEKGDRLSLYVQNISAVRFPQEATYFGAFMIN